One stretch of Podospora pseudoanserina strain CBS 124.78 chromosome 4, whole genome shotgun sequence DNA includes these proteins:
- the AIP1 gene encoding WD40 repeat-like protein (COG:Z; EggNog:ENOG503NVTV; BUSCO:EOG092619L1), translating into MSIELDKIFAASPATTRGQPTQLSADPKGEQIAFASGKSIFLRSLTNPSSSKQYTSHTTTTTVAKFSPSGFYVASGDISGKIRVWDSVEAVNTKGEYPIISGRITDIAWDGDSQRVIAVGDGRERFGHCITADSGNSVGEVSGHSKVINAVAIRQQRPLRAATVSDDGSMCFLHGAPFKFNSKATGLHKGFVQGTEFSPDGSWMVTVGSDKRIQIYDGKTGEPLKVVGEGVHTGSILGVSWNKDSKRFVTASADKTVRVWDVQSGENVATWKIGEEGSSNPQDQQVGVVWTRGPQEIIVSLSLSGDLNYFTVGSSTPQEVIEGHNKSVTALSVTSNSNGTKVTTGSFDGKVVAWDIGTGVGKAPEGEAHSNQVVQFASAGGRVYSVGWDDTLRIIDEATNLFLASPVKLSSQPKGISASSDGTIAVALNSSIAIYDSDGKLLGETPVSYTPTTIAISGSYVAVGADNNTVQVYNLGSGGSLSSTEKLTNSTATISTLSFSPEGKHLAAGNSSGKIVVYTTGSWEVATDRWSSHTARVLSIAWNKAGTHAVSGGLDTNVFVWSLAKPGSRVKAANAHKDGVYGVAFVEGDEKVVSSGGDAAVKVWNVKNLQ; encoded by the exons ATGTCTATCGAGCTCGACAAGATCTTCGCCGCGTCCCCGGCGACAACCCGCGGCCAGCCAACCCAGCTCTCGGCCGATCCAAAGGGGGAGCAAATAGCTTTCGCT TCCGGCAAATCAATCTTCCTCcgctccctcaccaacccctcctcctccaagcaatacacctcccacaccaccaccaccaccgtagCCAAGTTCTCGCCCTCGGGCTTCTACGTCGCGTCGGGCGACATCTCGGGCAAGATCCGTGTCTGGGACTCGGTCGAGGCAGTCAACACAAAAGGCGAAtaccccatcatctcggGCCGCATCACCGACATCGCCTGGGACGGGGACTCGCAGCGCGTCATCGCCGTCGGTGACGGCCGCGAGAGGTTCGGCCACTGCATCACTGCCGACAGCGGCAACTCGGTCGGCGAGGTGTCCGGGCACAGCAAGGTCATCAACGCGGTGGCGATCCGGCAGCAGCGCCCGCTTCGCGCGGCGACGGTGTCGGACGATGGGAGCATGTGCTTCCTGCATGGCGCGCCGTTCAAGTTCAACAGCAAGGCGACGGGGCTGCACAAGGGGTTTGTTCAGGGGACCGAGTTCAGCCCTGATGGGTCGTGGATGGTGACGGTTGGGAGTGATAAGAGGATTCAGATTTATGACGGCAAGACTGGGGAGCCGCTTaaggtggttggggagggggttcatACAGGGAGTATCTTGGGTGTGAGCTGGAATAAGGACTCGAAGAGGTTTGTGACGGCGAGCGCGGATAAGACGGTTAGGGTGTGGGATGTGCAGTCGGGGGAGAATGTTGCGACGTGGAAGattggtgaggaagggagcTCCAACCCTCAAGATCAGCaagttggtgttgtttggaCTCGTGGGCCGCAGGAAATTATCGTTAGTTTGAGCTTGAGCGGTGATTTGAACTATTTCACCGTTGGCTCTTCTACCCCACAAGAAGTAATTGAAGGCCACAACAAGAGCGTCACCGCGCTTTCGGTCACCTCAAACAGCAACGGAACCAAGGTCACAACTGGCAGCTTCGACGGCAAGGTGGTCGCCTGGGACATTGGGACTGGCGTCGGGAAGGCCCCAGAGGGCGAGGCGCACTCCAACCAAGTCGTTCAGTTCGCCTCGGCCGGTGGCAGGGTCTACAGCGTCGGCTGGGACGACACCCTCCGCATCATCGACGAGGCTACAAACCtgttcctcgcctccccagTGAAGCTCAGCTCACAACCCAAGGGCATCTCGGCGTCTTCGGACGGCACGATCGCGGTCGCTCTCAACTCCAGCATCGCCATCTACGACAGCGACGGCAAACTTCTCGGCGAAACACCCGTAAGTtacacccccaccaccatcgccatcagCGGCTCTTATGTCGCCGTCGGCGCAGACAACAACACGGTCCAGGTATACAACCTCGGCAGCGGAGGCAGCCTCTCCTCGACCGAGAAACTGACcaactccaccgccaccatctcAACACTGTCATTCTCCCCGGAGGGAAAGCACCTCGCGGCGGGTAACTCGTCTGGCAAGATTGTCGTGTATACCACCGGCTCGTGGGAGGTGGCCACCGACAGGTGGTCCTCCCACACGGCGAGGGTGCTGAGCATTGCGTGGAATAAGGCGGGGACGCACGCCGTGTCGGGGGGGTTGGACACGAATGTTTTTGTCTGGAGTTTGGCGAAGCCGGGGAGCAGAGTCAAGGCTGCGAATGCACATAAGGATGGGGTGTATGGGGTTGCgtttgtggagggggatgaaaAGGTTGTGAGCTCGGGTGGCGATGCTGCTGTTAAGGTGTGGAATGTGAAGAATTTGCAGTaa
- the ALG13 gene encoding N-acetylglucosaminyldiphosphodolichol N-acetylglucosaminyltransferase catalytic subunit alg13 (EggNog:ENOG503P3K1; BUSCO:EOG092658CI; COG:S), translated as MTTSTSRAATPPSPAYSVAGTLNETRDSHHVGSQQKPDPERVRNLSRSFDIDMMPDNDNGTLPAAITNTDATCPDSDRSQDNGRCLDLASSSTSTSTPSSAPQMASTEESPVLSGRNCFVTIGSIASFLPLLEQVITGPFLTHLQVAGFKKLTVQCGPNLAWFETQLEALRSGELLADLQVECFSYAPVLKPYMLECRGEQGKSLAGCVIAHAGAGTILEVRRYGAPLIVVPNPTLMDNHQLELAVEVQRQGWAVHGKVDNLPHAIDKRSLSARNTCCNWSRLTRDRKPGRKLELGLAAQLLTPHGCNWTRNPTVMAAVTQCRKSKLDSVMLPLW; from the exons ATGACCACTTCAACTTCCAGGGCCGCTACACCACCGAGTCCTGCCTACTCGGTAGCTGGGACCCTCAACGAGACAAGGGACTCTCACCACGTCGGTTCCCAGCAAAAGCCCGACCCTGAACGTGTGAGGAACCTCTCAAGGTCGTTCGATATTGATATGATGCCCGATAACGATAACGGGACATTGCCGGCTGCCATCACTAACACGGACGCCACCTGTCCCGATTCGGACAGGAGTCAAGACAATGGGCGCTGCTTGGACCTCGCATCTagttcaacatcaacatcaacacccagtTCTGCCCCCCAAATGGCCTCGACTGAGGAATCCCCAGTCCTCTCTGGGCGTAACTGTTTTGTCACCATCGGCTCGATTGCTTCTTTCCTGCCTCTTCTCGAGCAGGTCATCACTGGCCCTTTCCTCACTCACCTACAGGTCGCCGGGTTTAAGAAGTTGACGGTCCAATGTGGTCCTAACCTTGCTTGGTTTGAGACTCAACTCGAGGCCTTGCGCTCAGGGGAGTTGCTGGCAGACTTGCAGGTGGAGTGCTTCTCCTATGCTCCTGTTCTGAAGCCTTATATGCTGGAATGCCGTGGCGAGCAAGGCAAGAGCTTGGCAGGGTGCGTCATTGCGCACGCAG GTGCGGGAACCATCCTCGAAGTCAGAAGATATGGGGCTCCCTTGATTGTGGTGCCCAATCCAACATTGATGGATAATCACCAACTGGAGCTTGCTGTGGAGGTGCAAAGGCAAGGCTGGGCAGTTCATGGGAAGGTTGA caacctcccccatGCCATTGACAAA AGGAGTTTGAGCGCAAGAAACACTTGCTGCAACTGGAGTCGCTTGACAAGAGACAGGAAACCCGGGAGAAAGCTGGAACTGGGGCTGGCAGCTCAACTCTTGACGCCGCACGGATGCAACTGGACTAGAAATCCAACAGTGATGGCAGCGGTGACACAGTGTCGGAAATCCAAATTGGACAGCGTGATGTTGCCGTTGTGGTGA
- the RSM24 gene encoding 37S ribosomal protein S24, mitochondrial (EggNog:ENOG503P1QX; BUSCO:EOG09264KIV; COG:J) has protein sequence MASAANSLRLCLRASRQLSVRPAASPLLRRALTTTAPQCARPGRKKGWKDPSDNFEFPEPYEGKVFQDLGEQLRYSLENDELAEADRAAVQQALASWENKPNEEKMEEQQIVKEIDKEFAPLRAPVRARRNSFWHEEEQDTDLITDEVGEDDFEENDMMAMGHAKLEEHREYREYARIAVWEMPLLSRFAKKFVPPKNNEVLRFRYTTYMGEFHPADRKVVVEFDPRDLFELTEVQRDKLRKLAGARYNPERGIIKMSCEKFELPAQNKRWLGDTIAKLITAAKDPTDTFEDIPLDTRHHKFKSIPKYPKEWYMSNQRRQQLLAQRRESLKLDHNKRQNSQLIDGVKVIQQGALSTLSASKEKEPVAVRVKPL, from the exons ATGGCTTCCGCCGCCAATTCTCTCCGGCTATGCCTCCGGGCTAGCAGACAATTATCAGTACGACCTGCAGCGTCCCCCCTCCTGCGCCGGGCCTTGACCACAACCGCCCCTCAATGCGCTCGCCCAGGTCGCAAAAAGGGTTGGAAAGACCCCAGCGACAATTTCGAGTTTCCTGAGCCATACGAGGGCAAGGTCTTTCAAGATTTGGGCGAACAGTTGAGGTACTCTCTGGAAAACGACGAGTTGGCCGAGGCCGACCGGGCTGCCGTTCAGCAGGCCCTGGCGAGCTGGGAGAACAAGCCAaacgaggagaagatggaggagcagcagattGTCAAAGAAATTGACAAGGAGTTTGCCCCTCTGAGAGCACCTGTTCGTGCTAGGAGAAATTCTTTCTGGCACGAGGAAGAGCAGGACACCGACTTGATCACCgacgaggttggggaggacgacTTTGAGGAGAATGACATGATGGCTATGGGTCACgccaagctggaggagcacCGCGAGTACAGAGAATACGCACGTATTGCCGTGTGGGAGATGCCATTGCTTTCGA GATTCGCAAAGAAGTTCGTGCCGCCCAAGAATAATGAGGTTCTTCGTTTCCGGTACACCACATATATGGGGGAATTCCACCCTGCTGACCGCAAGGTCGTGGTCGAGTTTGACCCCCGGGATTTGTTCGAGCTCACCGAGGTTCAGCGAGACAAGCTTCGCAAACTGGCTGGTGCCAGATACAACCCAGAAAGGGGAATCATCAAAATGAGTTGCGAGAAATTCGAACTCCCAGCCCAGAACAAGCGATGGCTTGGTGACACGATTGCCAAGTTGATCACTGCGGCCAAG GACCCCACGGATACGTTTGAGGACATCCCCTTGGACACCCGGCACCACAAGTTCAAGAGCATCCCGAAGTACCCCAAGGAGTGGTACATGTCAAACCAACGAAGGCAGCAGCTCTTGGCTCAGAGGCGAGAGTCTTTGAAGCTGGATCATAACAAGAGACAGAACAGTCAACTGATTGATGGTGTAAAAGTGATCCAACAGGGCGCGCTTTCTACGCTCTCTGCGtcgaaggagaaggagcccGTGGCAGTGCGGGTCAAGCCTCTATAG
- the HFD1 gene encoding Hexadecenal dehydrogenase (COG:C; EggNog:ENOG503NV38): MATKAPEFQATALEAIPKIASLARGQFRTHKTKNVEWRKTQLRKLYWALEDFKPQLVEALKSDLGKSSFEALLTEVDWVKKDCMWMLDHLDSFVKDQKLGSPDVPATYSIMNFRVKKEPLGTVLIIGPYNYPIQLLLCPLVGAIAAGCTAVLKPSELTPACAMWTKELIEKRLDSGSFSVVNGAIPETNALMAEKWDKIFFTGSAQVGSIIAQKAAQTLTPVVLELGGKNPAFITKNCGNLALAARRLLWGKTQNAGQVCMSQNYVLIDKDLVPTFIEFLKVAYKDMFPNGAKASPDLSRIVNKRHFHRIKKMLDDTQGKIVMGGELDESELYIEPTAVLVNSVNDSMMQEESFGPIFSIYPVNTLDEALNIANLIHKTPLSLFTFGNKAENNRILNEMTSGGATINDGFFHGAVNTVPFGGVGDSGWGAYRGKASFDSFTHFRTIAETPGWAEKLIRVRYMPYDFKALAFLNRLTEKSPNFDRSGKVVKGFGYWIKFLFGLGGKSAKGAFLRWLVVLAAHYMYTNRS, encoded by the exons ATGGCTACCAAAGCTCCCGAGTTCCAGGCCACGGCCCTGGAGGCCATTCCCAAGATCGCCAGCCTCGCTCGCGGTCAGTTCCGCACTCACAAGACCAAGAACGTCGAATGGCGCAAGACGCAGCTTCGCAAACTCTACTGGGCCCTCGAGGACTTTAAGCCCCAGCTCGTTGAGGCGCTCAAGAGCGATCTTGGAAAGTCTAGCTTCGAGGCCCTCCTCACAGAGGTAGactgggtgaagaaggactGCATGTGGATGCTCGACCATCTCGACAGCTTTGTCAAAGACCAGAAGCTGGGCTCTCCCGATGTCCCCGCCACTTATTCCATTATGAACTTTCGCGTCAAGAAGGAGCCCCTCGGAaccgtcctcatcatcggcccCTACAACTACcccatccagctccttctgTGCCCTCTTGTtggcgccatcgccgccggcTGTACCGCCGTCCTCAAGCCCTCCGAGCTCACCCCCGCGTGCGCCATGTGGACCAAGGAGCTGATCGAGAAGCGCCTCGACTCTGGATCCTTCTCGGTTGTCAACGGTGCCATCCCCGAGACCAACGCGCTCATGGCCGAGAAGTGGGACAAGATTTTCTTCACCGGCAGCGCCCAGGTCGGCTCCATCATTGCCCAAAAGGCTGCCCAGACACTCACCCCCGTTgtcctcgagctcggcggcaAGAACCCCgccttcatcaccaagaacTGCGGCAACTTGGCCCTGGCGGCCAGGAGACTCCTCTGGGGCAAGACCCAGAACGCCGGTCAGGTCTGCATGTCCCAGAACTATGTTCTCATCGACAAGGACCTCGTGCCTACTTTTATCGAGTTCCTCAAGGTCGCCTACAAGGACATGTTCCCCAACGGTGCCAAGGCCAGCCCCGATCTTTCGCGCATTGTGAACAAGAGGCACTTCCACCGCATTAAGAAGATGTTGGATGACACCCAGGGCAAAATCGTCAtgggtggtgagctggatgagaGTGAGCTGTACATTGAGCCCACGGCTGTGCTGGTCAACTCTGTAAACGACTCGATGATGCAGGAGGAGTCTTTTGGTCCTATTTTCTCCATTTACCCGGTCAACACTTTGGATGAGGCGCTCAACATTGCCAACTTGATCCACAAGACGCCTTTGTCGCTGTTTACTTTTGGTAACAAGGCTGAGAACAACAGAA TTCTCAACGAGATGACCTCGGGCGGTGCGACCATCAACGACGGCTTCTTCCACGGCGCGGTCAACACGGTCCCCtttggcggcgttggcgatTCCGGCTGGGGTGCTTACCGCGGCAAGGCCTCCTTCGACTCCTTCACCCACTTCCGCACCATCGCCGAGACGCCCGGCtgggccgagaagctcatccGCGTGCGGTACATGCCCTACGACTTCAAggccctcgccttcctcaaccgcctcACCGAGAAGTCGCCCAACTTTGACCGCAGCGGCAAGGTCGTCAAGGGGTTCGGCTATTGGATCAAGTTTCTGTTTGGTCTGGGCGGCAAGAGCGCCAAAGGTGCGTTCTTGAGGTGGCTTGTTGTCTTGGCGGCTCACTACATGTACACGAACCGATCCTAA
- the rrp4 gene encoding Exosome complex component rrp4 (BUSCO:EOG09263IQ5; EggNog:ENOG503NWAX; COG:J) produces MPITILPPKPSHPPPSPHDISDADSELSSDDGGGGAHLDFASLGLPSHQKSTHPPNNPLFTNLVTPGTLITPDHQWMRGHGTYIPPSTTNITSSLAGITTRTNKLISVSPLRARYTPEVGDLVVGRVLEVQAKRWRVDINSIQLASLPLSAINLPGGILRKRTETDELQIRTFFAEGDLVVAEVQQLFQDGGAVLHTRSLKYGKLRNGLFVALSGQGGGSGVVRSRRQVWTMEGQNGGGKMDVILGVNGYVWISKHIEQVAKELEQKHMGITNMEESVSAGVYSSQNDFIDSATMREIARLRNVVTALVENGCRVDEDMVIRGYAEACEMAMLGETGAEDIYLGGQRGEELTRALRN; encoded by the coding sequence ATGCCCATCacaatcctcccccccaaaccctcccacccacccccttccccccacgACATCTCCGACGCCGACTCCGAGCTCTCCAGCGacgatggcggaggaggcgcccACCTCGACTTCgcctccctcggcctcccctcccaccaaaaatccacccacccccccaacaaccccctcttcaccaacctcgtcacccccggcaccctcatcaccccagACCACCAATGGATGCGCGGCCACGGCACCTACATCCCCCCCAGCACCACaaacatcacctcctccctcgccggcatcaccacccgcACCAACAAGCTCATCTCCGTCTCCCCCCTCCGCGCCCGCTACACCCCCGAGGTAGGCGACCTAGTAGTAGGCCGCGTCCTCGAAGTCCAAGCCAAGCGCTGGCGCGTAGACATCAACTCGATCCagctcgcctccctccccctctcagccatcaacctccccggcGGCATCCTCCGCAAGCGCACAGAAACCGACGAGCTCCAAATCCGCACCTTCTTCGCCGAGGGcgacctcgtcgtcgccgaAGTGCAGCAGCTCTTCCAGGACGGAGGCGCAGTCCTCCACACGCGCTCGCTCAAATACGGAAAACTCCGCAACGGGCTGTTTGTTGCTCTTTCTGGGCAGGGCGGCGGGTCCGGGGTGGTACGGTCGAGGAGACAGGTCTGGACGATGGAGGGGCAGAACggaggggggaagatggaTGTTATACTGGGGGTGAATGGTTACGTCTGGATCAGCAAGCATATTGAGCAGGTggccaaggagctggagcagaaGCATATGGGGATTACGAATATGGAGGAGAGTGTCAGCGCGGGGGTGTACAGCAGTCAGAATGACTTTATTGACAGCGCTACCATGAGGGAGATTGCCAGACTGAGGAACGTCGTGACGGCGTTGGTGGAGAATGGGTGcagggtggatgaggatatGGTGATACGGGGGTATGCCGAGGCTTGTGAGATGGCCATGttgggggagacgggggcgGAGGATATCTATTTGGGTgggcagaggggggaggagttgacaAGAGCGTTGAGGAATTGA